One Besnoitia besnoiti strain Bb-Ger1 chromosome VIII, whole genome shotgun sequence DNA segment encodes these proteins:
- a CDS encoding hypothetical protein (encoded by transcript BESB_084600): MSKPLHHGRNAAIAQDKNPFRAAAREKSRRRTGDSTGNLLGRVQAARERKKSQPATTRGESMGEAKGGRREPKLSLHASADEASLRASYRSIGSSYRHHRPALNASASSAGERPPSPPLSPDAAESSSSEVARRRRSGGASCVRGCVRGDASQAPRRGKGDEQRVRSPQGGCTERARLSREEEKGDASAPRVSAAVRREAQPEDDARAVSGPASVKHAPSCKTAHRDAASHSSSSSSHYPASPTPLDWWREYPPPRAVPPSPPLRAPPDLLFAENARESPRKSPVNLDEVPVGLHSDGDFERLLEKALEREREASSSRPPRRPPPEGRNAGRGGGGGDEGVDSHAAPSSFSAALGLAFHGSTMRADSKEMRDVSPRPFLRKRGGLQAAFASRSQKSPRQVSTSVDAKAARKGASASASSLPCARAPPPWSPRASGPSGARRRDASAGRGREDERRRLRRPSFESGARAGSDESDAGRDDVSLAWTENPEDEKTPPADRGLDGTSRASWRSVPLREDDELRSQSCFSALETDGDDAAAAREAPAHAAPFADAFRLRNRDEALAHSFGEATIRGEGAAGSRRDAGRLSPLGDGGGRWRATEILPRSRDTSGSRPRGDDARRQRDETSIPAESRDMPLFASLNDYAQAGEVETESRENRRARTPAALRGESEEGCRDDADRRQKQADGTPQTGSDERGGCGGEKLVSPSAVRRAATGSNASFSTAECATEYTSSSSMQTGMLSKTFSLLTSEFDERANPHAEGRDNRALAAAWSPLSPRPPGPLHSVASAASSRPREKREAAHADLLRSPRGAGEESMPREREDAERDDGAREAPISDLVRAHFYAATLPEESRWQPATRRPSSLRKPGGREDDSGNTGRLANPDERDFHAQSVGQEARLNRNGDAPRRRGPRSPSQPLRGLEDELGDELAVSSPGILESKLELLRLQLQRLRDGEARLRRISAELQRQREEIAFERETMRTDVEEDRRLAWREVEAARQQLLKEKRRVERERERLRETLQQHQEQQERQRALQQRVDNLQEELRTSRQKWRTTVERLRREKAVLQEENSALKEELSLAEQQFCEATKMQRNGRFRADTNRNGAAKTGGPARDRRPSDRASPRQSMRTPRGSPSDGAQRVLQPDEFRGSEGDDERDAAVALSPCAGGPRGNGRQVSLPNVPPSRPHSPSGAAAAEARRLMAKARGPLLALRMRSDGGRGEDDRTLVAPARYPVNDACDREPGAASLDLEGIPQDALANAVAAPLSLSEWEEAVETSLHASALSPLLRGQAESHARPASPGAAAAPPREPLRESPRTGLSAQPPPAAPGLEARLREYEAQLRLQEERICAQQLELDRQQRLLGASRLDEAARPTAEQAEMRAVSDLSAASCRVSPAAASPFAGGGAEKGFPLAYRQAHAPLKRGEGDAALEARDAEFGASVRESAPMKLSSLHSQSGHAQLHAPEGTPSDPHERRREEPEAGEPPRSPHPTRHAAVYEPCSLLVQADARRPSDLPQGELGAPQRLHDAQSYRPGDKASNGEGGGAGRALPAGNDPARTHNNAVLQTPSYCAPSPTPCAAAALPVAPSPQFFSRAGREGRLGEFAGEPEGDARGQEADSRKPAAEGLGATDSIRDPVGKRRHHGLEPNGGPVGVGVGGPPGRDPHARAAAETQPKGVAPFDPKPHRRSMTELFQFDFEGPFQRSREVLFQLLKNPGDIAQERERTGKKELIYQSGLRRLLYDSGLQKVQATNGWMFVLFTNGDLRISTHDDAHLYHFAEQSILQYTLPDGKKYNRFADGQRELQFPDGHVQILFANGVRKEIFTNGIEEITFPDGAQQLKLPSSAPESASAVIGPPS, from the exons ATGTCAAAGCCGCTGCACCACGGCAGAAACGCGGCCATCGCTCAGGATAAAAACCCgtttcgcgctgcagcgcgagagaagagtcGTCGTCGCACTGGAGACAGCACAGGGAACCTTCTCGGCCGCGTTCAGGCCGCGCGGGAGCGGAAAAAATCCCAGCCTGCGACGACGCGTGGAGAGAGCATGGGCGAGGCGAAAGGCGGACGGAGAGAGCCGAAGCTTTCTTTGCATGCGAGTGCAGACGaagcgtctctccgcgcctcctaTCGCTCCATTGGGTCCTCGTACCGCCACCACCGTCCAGCCCTCaacgcctcggcgtcttctgcgggcgagcggcccccgtcgccgccgctctcgcccgacgccgcagagtctTCCTCCAGCGAGgtcgcgaggagacgaagaagcggcggcgcgagttGTGTGCGCGGTTgtgtgcgcggcgacgcctctcaggctccgcgtcgcggcaaGGGCGACGAGCAGAGGGTGAGGAGTCCGCAAGGAGGGTGTACCGAGCGGGCGCGCCTTTctcgagaggaagaaaaaggagatgcttcggcgccgcgagtctcCGCTGCCGTTCGCCGCGAAGCCCAACCCGAGGACGATGCGCGCGCCGTGAGCGGACCAGCGAGTGTGAAACATGCGCCCTCTTGCAAAACGGCTCACAGAGACGCGGCTTCTCactcgtcttcttcatcctCGCACTACCCCGCCTCGCCGACACCGCTGGACTGGTGGCGCGAgtatccgccgccgcgcgctgtgccgccgtcgcctccgctgcgcgcgccgcctgatCTGCTCTTCGCCGAGAACGCCCGCGAGAGTCCGCGGAAGTCTCCAGTGAACCTGGACGAAGTGCCTGTCGGCCTccacagcgacggcgactttgagcgcctcctcgagaaGGCACtggaaagggagagagaggcctcaTCGTCGCGCCCGCCCAGACGCCCGCCCCCCGAGGGCCGAAACGCGgggcgtggaggcggaggcggagacgagggagtcgactcgcacgcggcgccctcttcgttttctgcggcgctggGCCTCGCTTTCCACGGATCGACGATGCGGGCGGACTCCAAGGAAATGCGCGACGTGAGCCCGCGCCCCTTCCTCAGGaagcgcggaggcctgcaagctgccttcgcgtctcgctctcagAAGTCGCCTCGGCAGGTGTCGACCTCCGtggacgcgaaggcggcaagAAAGGGcgcaagcgcctcggcgtcgtctctcccgtgtgcgcgggcgcctccgccctggagcccgcgcgccagcggccccagcggcgcgagaagaagagacgcctctgcggggagaggccgcgaagatGAGAGGCGCCGACTGCGGCGACCGAGTttcgagagcggcgcgcgcgcggggagcGATGAAAGCGATgcaggccgcgacgacgTCTCGCTTGCATGGACGGAGAATCCGGAAGATGAGAAGACCCCGCCGGCAGACAGAGGACTCGACGGCACGAGTCGCGCGAGCTGGCGCTCGgtgcctctgcgcgaggaCGATGAGCTCCGCAGTCAAagctgcttctccgccctgGAAACCGACGGtgacgacgccgccgcggcgcgagaggcgcccgcgcacgcggcgcccttcgcggacgccttccgcctccgcaacCGCGACGAGGCCCTCGCTCACAGCTTCGGGGAGGCGACGATACGTggggaaggcgcggcgggaagtcggcgcgacgccgggcGGCTGAGTCcgctgggcgacggcggagggagatggcgcgcgacggagaTCTTGCCGCGGAGTCGAGATACCTCCGgatcgaggccgcgaggcgatgacgcccgccgccagaggGACGAGACATCGATACCAGCAGAGAGCCGAGATATGCCGCTTTTCGCCTCGCTGAACGACtacgcgcaggcgggcgaagTCGAGACAGAAAGCAGGGAaaaccggcgcgcgcggaccccggcggcgctgagaggcgagagcgaggaggggtgccgcgacgacgcagacagacgccAGAAGCAGGCAGACggcacgccgcagacaggcagtgacgagcgaggaggctgcggcggggaGAAGCTGGTCAGCCCCAGTGCtgtgcgccgcgctgcgacgGGAAGTAACGCGAGCTTCTCCACGGCCGAGTGCGCCACTGAGTATACGTCGTCGAGCTCCATGCAGACGGGAATGCTCTCCAAAACCTTCTCCCTGCTCACGTCGGAGTTTGACGAGCGCGCAAATCCCCACGCCGAGGGGAGAGACAaccgcgcgctcgctgccgcttggTCCCccctgtcgccgcggcctccagggCCTCTCCACAGtgtcgcctcggcggcctcgagccgccctcgagagaagcgcgaggcggcgcacgcagaccTGCTCAGGTctccccgcggcgcaggcgaggagtcgatgccgcgcgagcgagaagacgccgagcgagacgacggcgcgcgcgaagctcCGATCTCAGATCTCGTCCGCGCGCACTTCTACGCTGCGACCCTCCCGGAAGAGAGTCGCTGGCAGCCTGCCACGCGACGCCCCTCTTCGCTGCGGAAGCCTGGCGGCCGAGAGGACGATAGTGGGAATACAGGGCGCCTCGCCAACCCTGACGAGCGGGACTTTCACGCGCAGTCCGTAGGACAGGAAGCGAGGCTCAACAGGAACGGCGACGcacctcggcggcgcggcccgcgGAGTCCCTCGCAGCCCCTTCGCGGGCTAGAAGACGAACTTGGAGACGagctcgccgtctcttcgccAGGGATCCTGGAAAGCAAGCTGGAGCTCctgaggctgcagctgcagag actgcgcgacggcgaagcgcgacTTCGAAGGATTTCCGCGGAGCTTCAAAGACAGCGGGAAGAGATTGCGTTTGAGCGAG AAACGATGAGGACCGACGTAGAAGAAGATCGGCGGCTGGCGTGGAGAGAAGTCGAAGCTGCGCGCCAACAGCTCCTGAAGGAAAAGCGGCGAGTCGAGA GAGAGAGGGAACGCCTGCGAgagactctgcagcagcaccagGAGCAGCAGGAGCGTCAGCGGGCACTTCAGCAGCGCGTGGACAATCTGCAG GAGGAGCTTCGCACCTCGAGGCAGAAGTGGCGCACGACAGTGGAGCGGCTCCGCCGAGAGAAGGCCGTGCTGCAGGAAGAAAACTCGGCGCTGAAGGAAGAACTCTCGCTCGCCGAGCAGCAGTTTTGCGAAGCGACAAAAATGCAGAGAAACGGAAGATTTCGAGCCGACACAAACAGAAACGGCGCGGCAAAAACAGGAGGACCGGCGCGAGACCGGCGTCCCTCGGATCGAGCTTCGCCAAGACAAA GCATGCGCACACCGCGCGGAAGTCcaagcgacggcgcgcagcgggtGCTGCAGCCCGACGAGTTTAGGGGCtccgagggagacgacgagcgagacgccgcggtgGCCCTCTCTCCTTGCgccggaggcccgcggggcaACGGGCGGCAGGTATCTCTTCCCAAcgtccccccctctcgcccGCATTCAcccagcggcgcagcagcagcggaggcgcgccggctcaTGGCGAAGGCCAGGGGAcctctgctggcgctgcggatGCGCTCCGATGGCGGCCGGGGCGAGGACGACAGGACGTTGGTTGCGCCCGCGAGGTATCCCGTGAACGACGCGTGCGACCGAGAGCCCGGAGCGGCGTCCCTCGACCTCGAAGGCATCCCGCAGGACGCCCTCGCGAATGCCGTGGCGGCTCCGCTCTCGCTTTCGGAGTGGGAAGAAGCTGTGGAAACCAGTCTGCATGCTtcggcgctctctccgctgctccGTGGCCAAGCGGAGAGTCACGCCCGTCCCGcgtcgccgggcgccgccgcagcccccccgCGAGAGCCTCTGCGCGAGTCACCGCGGACGGGTCTTTCTGcccagccgccgcccgccgcgcctggccTTGAAGCTCGTCTCCGCGAGTACGAGGCTCAGCTGAGACTCCAGGAGGAGCGCATTTGCGCGCAGCAACTCGAGCTTGACCGTCAGCAGCGGCTACTCGGCGCCAGCAGactcgacgaggcggcgcgccccaCCGCGGAGCAGGCGGAGATGCGCGCGGTCTCGGAcctgagcgccgcgtcgtgccgcgtgtcgcccgccgcggcctcgccgttcgcggggggcggggcggagaaGGGCTTTCCCCTCGCCTACCGCCAGGCGCACGCCCCTCTGAAgcggggcgaaggcgacgcagccctcgaggcgagagacgcggagtTCGGCGCCAGTGTGCGCGAGTCGGCGCCCATGAAGCTCTCCTCACTCCATTCGCAGTCCGGGCACGCCCAGCTCCACGCGCCCGAGGGGACTCCTTCGGACCCCcacgagcgacgacgcgaagagcCTGAGGCGggggagccgccgcgctcgccgcaccCGACCCGCCACGCCGCGGTCTACGAACCCTGCTCTCTACTTGTGCAAGCAGACGCACGCCGACCCAGCGACCTCCCGCAGGGCGAGCTCGGGGCTCCGCAGCGGCTTCACGACGCCCAAAGCTACCGCCCAGGGGACAAGGCTTCGAACGGCGAGGGTGGCGGGGCGGGTCGCGCCTTACCCGCAGGCAACGACCCGGCGAGGACTCACAACAACGCCGTGCTTCAAACCCCTTCGTACTGTGCCCCCTCGCCCACaccctgcgctgcggcggcgctgccggtgGCGCCGAGCCCGCAGTTCTTCTCCCGGGCGGGACGAGAGGGGAGACTGGGGGAGTTCGCAGGCGAGCCGGAGGGGGATGCAAGGGGCCAAGAGGCAGACTCACGGAAACCCGCAGCGGAGGGACTCGGCGCAACAGACTCGATCCGGGACCCAGTCGGAAAACGGAGACACCATGGCCTGGAACCCAACGGTGGCCCGGTCGGGGTCGGAGTCGGAGGGCCCCCAGGCCGCGACCCCCACGCAAGGGCAGCAGCCGAGACCCAGCCCAAGGGCGTTGCTCCTTTCGACCCGA AGCCGCATCGGCGCAGCATGACGGAGCTTTTCCAGTTCGACTTCGAGGGCCCTTtccagcgcagccgcgaggtTCTGTTTCAGTTGCTGAAGAACCCGGGAGACATCGCGcaagagcgcgagaggacgGGAAAGAAGGAACTCATATACCAGTCAG GTCTCCGTCGGTTGCTCTACGATAGCGGGTTGCAGAAGGTTCAGGCCACCAACGGCTGGATGTTTGTTCTGTTCACCAACGGAGATCTGCGGATTTCGACTCATGACGACGCGCAC TTATACCACTTCGCCGAGCAAAGCATTCTGCAGTATACGCTGCCCGACGGAAAGAAATACAACAG ATTTGCTGACGGTCAGCGCGAGCTCCAGTTCCCCGACGGCCATGTTCAGATTCTCTTTGCCAACGGAGTTCGCAAGGAGATTTTCACGAACGGCATCGAAGAGATCACTTTTCCTGATG GAGCCCAGCAGCTCAAACTGCCCTCGAGTGCACCAGAGTCCGCAAGCGCGGTGATCGGCCCGCCCTCGTGa
- a CDS encoding putative Ubiquitin family protein (encoded by transcript BESB_084610) encodes MIEVILNDRLGRKIRVKCNPDDTIGDLKKLVAAQCGTRADKIRIQKWYTIYKDHITLEDYEIHDGMGLELYYN; translated from the exons ATGATTGAGGTGATTCTGAACGATCGTCTCGGCCGGAAAATCCGAGTAAAATGCAATCCGGACGACACCATCGGTGACTTGAAGAAGCTTGTCGCTGCACAGTGTG GAACTCGAGCGGACAAGATCCGCATTCAGAAGTGGTACACAATTTACAAAGATCACATCACCTTGGAGGACTACGAAATCCATGACGGAATGGGGCTGGAGCTGTACTACAACTGA
- a CDS encoding hypothetical protein (encoded by transcript BESB_084620) — protein MTLKVPCSSVSGLIEAAPPARPELVPSEHPSVTIDARSYKETASCCGKERPLAGTPIVPRSSISFPGTLLVLGQHVREKARHALRFVASSGVKHSRRSSQDTIQRPLASDMGKSLLTCLKDYAETSPLGPSHEDDGDEGTVGASTATERTTNVRGQNRGNALRMVDLRPNERSMETLAAAARLVDTDATTRYFHPSLTGALDELLPEGHEFSVKVSWPSSQVIHFKRGIILGYGGFSIVFEAAQETKPDVAMKILRADSHGDSGTPAEYMADAVEAAELRVLTLFDTSLSTEALFECYGLVLPKYSGRLYKVGSVDVPTVAFPSDELRLLYTVALAYPLALCDMNKMVREVTVPLDALVWAVGRMVQRVAGLHSLGVVHGDIKLQNFLVSRGGDILLSDFGNAVRSENGRGCQMLGTTRYLDPQTMEATFGYGGHAGEKSIDCTEARDAWALGVSIYLMMCNAWPIGMETDRSSELPDTVIEASRAEAPISFDRCPEAVQTEFDDVKSLVLRFLDYDAGTRLLPRQALETFFMLR, from the coding sequence ATGACTCTGAAAGTACCCTGTTCCAGCGTCTCCGGTTTGAttgaagcggcgccgcccgctcgACCCGAGCTCGTGCCCAGCGAGCATCCAAGCGTTACAATTGATGCACGCTCTTACAAAGAGACAGCCTCCTGCTGTGGCAAAGAGAGGCCCCTAGCTGGGACTCCGATAGTGCCTCGCAGCTCCATCTCCTTTCCGGGAACATTACTGGTACTCGGACAGCATGTGAGGGAGAAGGCTAGGCACGCTCTGCGTTTCGTGGCTTCCTCAGGTGTGAAACACTCGCGCAGAAGCTCCCAGGACACAATACAGAGGCCCCTGGCGTCAGACATGGGAAAGTCACTTCTCACATGTTTGAAGGACTACGCTGAAACATCGCCCCTAGGCCCGTCACACGAGGATGACGGAGATGAGGGTACGGTTGGCGCGAGCACCGCGACAGAACGAACTACGAATGTTAGGGGACAAAATCGTGGCAACGCACTGAGGATGGTGGATCTGCGGCCGAACGAGCGGTCAATGGAAActctggctgcggcggcgcgccttgtGGATACAGACGCTACAACCCGGTACTTCCACCCGTCTCTTACTGGCGCTCTAGACGAACTGCTGCCTGAGGGGCACGAATTTTCAGTGAAGGTCTCGTGGCCGTCGTCCCAGGTCATACACTTTAAAAGGGGCATCATTCTGGGTTATGGAGGATTCTCAATCGTTTTTGAGGCAGCCCAAGAGACGAAGCCCGATGTTGCGATGAAAATTTTGCGCGCAGACAGTCATGGGGACTCAGGCACGCCGGCGGAGTATATGGCGGATGCAGTGGAAGCTGCAGAATTGAGAGTTCTCACTCTATTCGACACGAGTTTGTCCACGGAAGCGTTGTTCGAGTGCTATGGCCTCGTTCTTCCTAAGTACTCAGGGCGCCTATACAAAGTTGGCAGCGTCGATGTTCCCACAGTTGCATTTCCTTCAGACGAGCTTCGCCTGCTCTACACCGTTGCGCTGGCGTATCCGCTGGCGCTGTGTGACATGAACAAAATGGTGAGAGAGGTGACAGTGCCACTTGATGCTCTTGTCTGGGCGGTAGGACGGATGGTTCAGCGTGTTGCCGGACTCCATTCCTTAGGCGTCGTCCACGGAGATATCAAGCTACAAAATTTCCTTGtcagtcgcggcggcgataTCCTGTTATCCGACTTCGGCAATGCAGTGCGGTCGGAAAATGGCAGAGGCTGCCAAATGCTGGGCACGACACGGTACTTAGACCCCCAGACAATGGAGGCAACCTTCGGCTACGGGGGTCACGCGGGGGAAAAGTCTATTGATTGCACAGAAGCGCGGGACGCATGGGCACTAGGTGTTTCGATCTATTTGATGATGTGCAACGCATGGCCGATCGGCATGGAAACTGACCGCTCCTCGGAATTGCCCGATACCGTGATTGAGGCTTCCAGAGCCGAGGCGCCCATATCGTTTGACCGATGCCCAGAAGCAGTACAAACAGAGTTTGACGATGTCAAAAGCCTCGTTCTGCGCTTTCTGGATTATGACGCAGGaacgcgtcttcttccgcggcaaGCTCTTGAAACGTTTTTTATGCTCCGCTAG
- a CDS encoding hypothetical protein (encoded by transcript BESB_084630), translated as MGGVQRLSRTIALFPPFILLSVSCLCFTVFPVVPAGKGGCNSGVSWFLISLVILQIGFLAALYVQNLHMATIGGERAAQIQSLEEKIAELRAVRAASTKSSEPACPPCELLHEKMEKALKEVHDDFEKTADKLADSVNSLQSKVNQYGTKFDNLLKKVQNNPLLKQFGGF; from the exons ATGGGGG GCGTGCAACGTTTGTCTCGTACTATCGCGCTGTTTCCCCCGTTCATCCTGTTGAGTGTGTCCTGTTTGTGTTTTACGGTGTTTCCTGTGGTGCCTGCAGGCAAGGGCGGCTGCAACAGCGGTGTGTCTTGGTTCCTCATTTCCCTCGTGATTCTCCAAATCGGTTTTCTGGCCGCGCTCTACGTTCAAAATTTGCATATGGCTACGATTGGAGGGGAAAGAGCTGCCCAGATCCAAAGTCTCGAAG AAAAAATAGCGGAGCTTCGCGCGGTTCGAGCGGCGTCGACGAAATCATCAGAGCCGGCTTGCCCGCCGTGCGAACTGCTCCATGAAAAGATGGAAAAGGCGCTCAAGGAGGTCCACGATGATTTCGAGAAAACCGCCGACAAGCTAGCGGATTCTGTCAACAGTCTGCAGTCCAAGGTCAACCAGTACGGGACAAAGTTTGACAATCTGCTTAAGAAAGTGCAGAATAACCCGTTGTTGAAACAATTCGGGGGCTTTTAG